The region GTTAGGTGGAATATGCGCCAGAAACGCAACAAAGGCGCGGAGCCGAAGCCCGCGCCTTTGTCGTTGAGATGCGGCAGGAAAAAGATTATCCCAGGATCGCCTTCATGTCCGCCTCGACCGTGGTGATGGGGCCGATGTTGAAGTTCTCCACCAGGAAATTGAGAACGTTGGGGGAGATGAAGGCCGGCAGGGACGGGCCGATCTTGATGTTTTTGATCCCCAGGTGCAGCAGGGTAAGGAGGATGACCACGGCCTTCTGCTCGTACCAGGAGAGGATCATGGAGAGCGGCAGATCGTTGACCCCGCAGTTGAAAGCGCCTGCCAGGGCCACGGCGATCTGGATGGCCGAGTAGGCGTCGTTGCACTGGCCCACGTCCAACAGGCGCGGGATGCCGCCGATATCGCCGAATTCCAGCTTGTTGAAGCGGAATTTGCCGCAGGCCAGGGTTAGGATGACCGTATCCTGGGGGAGCTTCTCGGCGAATTCGGTGTAGTAGTTGCGCCCCGATTTGGCGCCGTCGCAGCCGCCGATCAGGAAGAAGTGCTTGATGGCGCCGGACTTGACCGCCGCGACCACCTTGTCGGCCACGCCCAGGACGGCGTTGTGGCCGAAGCCGGTCAGGATCTCCTGGCCCGGATTGTCGGGGAAGCCGGGCAGTTCCTGGGCCTTGGCGATAACCTCGGAGAAGTCCCAGCCGCTCACATGCTTCACGTCAGGCCACGCCACCAGACCCCAGGTAAAGAGGCGGTCCTTGTAGGTGTCGGACGGACGCTGGATGCAGTTGGTGTTGAAGATGATGGCGCCGGGGAAGTTGACGAACTCCTTGGCCTGGTCCTGCCAGGCGCCGCCGAAGTTGCCGGCCAGATGGCCGTATTTCTTCAGCCCGGGGTAGCCGTGGGCCGGAAGCATCTCGCCGTGGGTGTAGATGTTGATCCCCGTGCCTTCGGTCTGCTTGAGCAGTTCCTCCAGCATCTTCAGGTCGTGGCCCGAAACCAGGATGGCCTTGCCTGCCTTGGTGCCGAGCTGTACCGGCGTGGGGACCGGATGGCCGTAGGCGTCGGTGTGGGCGTTGTTCAAAAGCCCCATCACGGTCAGGTTGTGCTTGCCGCACTCCATGGAGAGGCCGACAAAGTCCATGAGCCCCAGGTTGGGGTCGGTGGTGGCGGCCAACGCCCTCTGGACAAAGGCCAGCACCTCATCGTCGCTGCGCCCCAGGATCATGGCGTGGTCCAGGTAGGCGGCCATGCCCTTCAGGCCGTACATGAGGATCTCGATCACGGAGCGGATATCCTCGTTGACGTGCTGGGCGTTGATGCCGTACGCCTCGCCCTGGGCAATCATGCCGTTCAGGTCTTCGGCAGGCTTCCATTCGGCCACGGGGCCGGAGAGGGTGGTGCCCCTGGCGGCCAGGGCGGCGCGGGCCTTTTCCTTGAGCTCAAAGCAGTGCTTGATGATGCCGCCGATGCGGGGCGCGTCGAAATCCACGTTGGTGACGGTGGTGAAGAGCCCCTCGATGGTGAAGCGGTCGATCTCCGGGTCGCGTCCCAGCTTGTCGGCATAGAGCGCCAGGCTCTTCAAGCCGTAGAGCAGGTGGTCCTGCAGGGTCGCTACCTCGGGCTTCTTGCCGCATACGCCGGAGATGTTGCAGCCGACGCCGTTTGCCGCCTGTTCGCACTGGTTACAGAACATTCCCATAGTTGTTTCCTCCCGTGTGTTGAGTGCCTGAATAAACTCGCAGGTGAGTTTTGAGCGTTTCTATGGTATGAACAGTATACCGGATCTTTCCGGCTTTGCTTGACCCGGGTCAAAAAAATAGAATTAGGGGGTTGTTGAAAAACAGCCATCTCGCCACCGTCCTCGAAAGCCCATTTGTGCGGCGTAGCGCTGCTACGCCTCCGCTGGGCTGTCTGCGGGTGCGACGATCTGACTATTTTTGAACAACCTGGATTTTTCAAGAAACCAGTTAGGAGGAAACCATGTCCAAGGTGTATTTTGCCGATATGCGGGCCAGTCATAAGGAAAACCTGTTCGACAAGATCGGCAAGCTTTTGGCCCTGGCCGGTATGGGGCAGCACATCGCCGAGGGGGATCTGACGGCGGTCAAGATTCATTTCGGCGAGAAGGGAAACAGCGCTTTCATCCGCCCGATCTTTGCCCGGCGGGTGGTGGAGGAGATCAAGAAACTGGGGGCCAAGCCCTTTCTGACCGATTCATCGACCCTCTACCCCGGCGAGCGCAAGGAAGCGGTCTCGGCCCTGGTCTGCGCCATCGAGAACGGCTTCGGCTATGCCTGCGCCGGGGCGCCGCTGGTCATCAGCGACGGCCTGCGCGGGGTGACCGAGACGGATGTGGCCATTGACGGCGAACTGCTAAAAAAGGTCCATATCGGCACCGAGATCGTGGAGGCCGACTCGCTGGTCTGCCTGAGCCACTTCAAATGCCACGAATTGACCGGCTTCGGCGGGGCCATCAAGAATCTGGGCATGGGGTGCGCCAGCCGCAAGGGCAAACTGGTGCAGCACTCCACCGTGGCTCCCAAGGTGGCTGAAGCGTATTGCACCGGGTGCGGCGCCTGTCTCAAGGCCTGCGCCCACGACGCCATCAGGATCATCGAGGGGAAGGCGACCATCGATCCCGGGCTCTGTGCCGGTTGCAGCCGCTGCATCAGCATCTGTCCGGTGAAGGTCATCAACGTCCAATGGAACGAGGCGGCCGACCTGGTGATGAGGAAGATGGCCGAATACGCCAAGGGAGCCGTGACCGGCAAGGAGGGACGGGCGGTCTACCTGAGCTTCATCACCCAGGTATCCCCCGCCTGCGACTGCTACGGTCACGCCGATGCGCCGATCGTCAACGACATCGGCATCTGCGCCTCCACCGATCCGGTGGCCATCGACCAGGCCTGCGCCGATCTGGTCAATGGAGCCCGGGGCAACGAGGGGGCGGCCCTGAAGAGCGGCCATGAGCCGGGGGGGACAAGTTCCGCGGCGTCTACCCCCAGATCCCCTGGGAGGTGCAGTTGGAACATGGCGAAAAGGTCGGCCTGGGGTCGAGGAGCTACGAACTGGTCAGGATCTGAACGGGCACATCTGCCGCAGTGCCGCGGCGGCAGGTAATGGGGACCCTGAATCCGTGACGCCTTCATGCCTTCGCTGGTCCGGAAGTCCTCTGCCTTTGCGTTTGAATAGAGTGCGACAATCAGGCGGCGGACGGGCCTCGTGAGTGGGCTGTTACGACATGGCGACGCGCGGGCTCCGGATCTTCCGGACGTTGCGGTATTCCGGCGTCACGGATTCAGGGAGACATTATGAAAGCAGTTGTCCAACGCGTCAGTTTTGCTTCCGTTACCGTGGATGAAAGGCTTGTGGGCCGGATCGGGAAAGGTGTCCTGGTCCTTTTGGGCGTGGAGAAGGGGGATGACGAGTCGCGGGCCGACTGGCTGGCGGAAAAGATCGCCGGCCTGCGCATCTTCGCGGATGAGGAGGGGAAGATGAACCTTGCCCTCGCGGATGTGGAGGGGGCGGTCCTGGTGGTGTCCCAGTTCACCCTGGCCGGCAATTGCGACAAGGGGCGGCGCCCTTCCTTCGATACGGCGGCAGCGCCGGAGGAGGGCAAGCGGCTGTACGACCATTTCACGGCGGCGGTGGAGCGGCTCGGCCTGCCGGTGCAGACCGGCATCTTCCAGGCCGACATGAAGGTGCACCTGGTCAACGACGGGCCGGTCACCTTTATCCTGGAGCGCTGACGCCGGTCACCGGTTGATGCGCAGGTCGAGGACCACCCCCGGCGGCAGCGGCTGGCCGTTGAACAGATCGGCCGGTGGGCTGGGGGTTGACGATGTGTTTCCGAAGGCGTACTCCAGGACGGCATGGCGCCCATTATCGTCAAGCCAGACGATCCGGTCGTTCTCCACGCCGCTTTCCTCGCCGGCGGTATAGGATTTGGTCGCGCGATCACGGCAGTCAAGCGGGTCGTTGGTCGCGTTGATGGAATCCAGGCACCGCTCCAGGTGCTTTGCCCGGGCCACGATGTCGCGGCCGGCCCTTGCCAGCTCCTTTTTCCCCGCGATCTCGCCATATCCCATGGCGCCCGAAAATGCGGTTCTGATCCAGCCCCCCTCGACGCTCCTGATTACCCATGCGGTGACCAGCACCCCATCCGTCCGTTTTTCCACGGTAATCGACGCCGGGCACTTGGCCGGCGGCTTGCCCGACCATTTTTGGGTTCGGTTGATCTCGCCGAAGACCTTGGTGGTGCAGGTGGCAAGCAGCGCCACGTCACCGCCATGGGCCGGGACGGCGGCAAGCATGAGCAACAGTGCAAGCAGTGAAGCGGGATAACGCATCGCCTTCTCCTCGTGGCCGGCCGGGCCTGTGGATTTGCCTCCAGTATAGCACGTACCGCCGCCGATGGCATGAGTTTCGGCAGCGCCCTGCGGGCGGCTTTCGCCCGCGCGCCCATTCCTGCCTTGCTTTTGGAGAGAAACGGTGGCATAACGCGAAAGGCTGTATACGGAAAAAGGGGGGGCGAAGCGCGACGGCAGACGGGACGAAAAAGGGGCCAACCCTATCCGGCTGACCCCTTTGGTGTTTGAATGGTCGGGATGACTGGATTTGAACCAGCGGCCCCCTGCTCCCGAAGCAGGTGCGCTACCAGGCTGCGCTACATCCCGAAGAATCTTTTTTCTAACGTGTTCGATGCGTTTTGTCAAGCGGAAAGACGACATACGCCGCTACTCGGCAAATACCCCCTGGAGACGTGCCTCAAGCGCGGCAACATCCAGTCCCGCCAGACCGAAGTAGTCTTCCAGCGCCTGGACCAGCCCGGTGATTGTCTGCAGCGGCACCTCCCGTTCGCCGGTGCCCTCCACAATGCGGAGGGTGCGTCCCCGCAGGGTGACGCGACCGTCTTCCCGGTTGAGCGCTGCCATGGGTAGCTGGGTGAAGATGGAATCCGGATGGGTGGAGGTGTAGTGGTTGGCGGGGATATAGTCCTGGGAGCGGACGGTGCAGGGAAGCAGGCTGTACAGGTCCCGCCAGCCATTGTCGGAGAGCCGTGCGAGCATGGTTTCGCCGTTGGCGGCGGCGGTCAGGCGGAAGGTGTCCGATCCCTGCGCGAACGGCTGCTCCAGGCGCCACGGCAGTGGTTCCCGCAGGGTTCCGCCGCCGAAACCCGCATCGCACAGGTACGTCGTTCCGGCAACCGTCACCCGTATCGCCATGTGGGTGGGGAGAGGGGCGGGCGCGCCGTTGACCCAGACCCTCCCCAGGAGCCGCTCTACGGAGTATCCCAGGGTTTCCAGCGCCCAGGCGAACAGGCTGTTCAGCTCGAAGCAGTAGCCGCCGCGGCCGCGTTCCACGACTTTGGCCAGGATATCCGCCGGTTCGAGGCTGATGGCACAGCCTTCCAGGATGGCGAGGTTCTCGAAGGGTACGCGCAGCACCATGGCCCGGTGCAGTTCCCGGAGCCGCTCCAGGGGGGCTGCGGGCAATGACGTGAGGCCGATGCGCTGGAGGAATCTGTCGAAGGCCATGGTGCGTGGGGCTCCTCAGGAGGGGGCGGAGGTGTGCCGCACCCCGAAAATACCCTTCTCTAGCCGGTTCCGGGGACATTGTCAACGGGAAAGGCGGGGCGGGCGCCCTCAGGATGGCTTCGGCACCGGGAGCGTCATGCCTTGTTTTTTGAGGCACTTTCGGGTAGCATGGCCGCCTGCGTGGCCAGGGCGGACGGGATGACGGAACGCGAAGGGCCGGGAAGGAAACCAGCGGTGGACAAGCATCTCCGGGAGGATCGGGAACGATGAACGACAGTATCGGACAGGAAATCAGGGATCTGCTCAAGGCGCACAATGCCGTGCTCTTGGCCCATAACTACATGCGTGACGAGGTGCAGGAGGTCGCGGACATCACCGGGGATTCCCTGGCCCTGTCCATGGAGGCGGCCCGGACCGGGGCGGATGTGATCGTCTTTTGCGGCGTGCACTTCATGGCCGAGTCGGCCGCCATCCTCTCCCCCGACAAGAAGGTGCTGCTGCCCCGCCCCGATGCCGGCTGTCCCATGGCCGACATGGTCACGGTGGCGGAGCTGGAGGCGCTCAAAGCCAAACATCCCGGCGTGCCGGTGGTGACCTATGTCAACTCGTCGGCCGAGATCAAGGCCCACTCCGATATCTGCTGCACCTCGGCCAACGCCATACGGGTGGTCAGGTCGCTTGCGGAGGACGAGCTCATCTTTGTCCCGGACCGCAACCTGGGGCGCTGGGTGGCCCGGTTCGTCCCGGAAAAACGTTTCGTCTTCTGGGAAGGGTTCTGCCCGACCCACGAGCGCATGACCGTGGCGGCCGTCGAGCAGCAGAAGAGTGAACACCCCGACGCCCTGTTCATCTGCCACCCGGAAAGCGCGCCCGAGGTTTCGGCCCTGGCCGATCACGTCTGTTCCACCAGCGGCATGTACGACTACTGCCGCACCAGCCCGGCAAAAAAGTTCATCGTGGGCACCGAGGCCGGCATCCTCTACAAGCTGCGGCTGGAAAACCCCGGCAAGGAGTTTATCCTGGCCTCGCCGGCCCTCATTTGCCCCAACATGAAGCTGACCTCCCTTGAGGACGTGCTCTACTCCCTCCAGACCATGTCGCCGGTGGTGACCGTTACCGAAGCGGTCCGCGCCAAAGCCAGGCAAGCCCTGGACAGGATGCTGGCCGTGCCGCGGGACTGACGGCTGTTTGAACATCGTCACGAGACAGGCATACCGCGGGATGCTGAACTTTTAGCGGGGCGACAATACCGCTCCCCATACGTTCCTCCGGCGGTTCTCTCCGCGTGGTTTTTCGCCCTGCCGGCCCATCATGCCCACCACGTCAACGACATCCTCCCCACAATCCGGACGGCCATGGCGAAACCGGTCTCTGGAAGGCCGTACAGCGCTTTGATCGGTTTGTTGTTACGAGCCGCGCCAGCAGTGTTGTTCCATCTGAATCACCTTGACATCGTTTGCCGCACTGTTAAAATGAAATTAGTGCTGACTAATTTAGTGACGTTCCGGGCCAGGGAGAGCTTTTGGAAATCGACAAAGATGAAAGCAGTAAATTTTCGCTTTGGCACGCCACCCCATGGCTTTTAGCCGGGCTCATAGCAATGCTTGGCGCACTGCTGAGCTTCAAGGTGGCGAAGATCAGCGCCGAAAACCGTCTGAGCGATGCAAAAAGCCAGGCCATCAGCGACCTTGCAACTGTCCGGGCCCGGCTTGAGGCGGTTGCCAATTCCGTATTCAGCGCCACCTCCGGCCTTGTGAATGTCGTTGGGTACCAGGGCAACATCAGTCCTGAGCTCTTTACCGCCCTCGCCTCTCAGGCAATCAAATCGCACCCCCATATTCGTACTATTGCGCTGGCCCCGGACAACAGGGTGGCCATGATTTATCCCGTTACCGGCAATGAGCGGATGCTGGGGCTGCATTACTCGACCATAGCCGAGCAATACGGTGCTGTCGAAGAAGCCATGCAGACCCGCGTTCCCATACTTTCCGGGCCCCACAAGCTGATCCAGGGGGGCGAGGGGTTTATCCTGCGTTCTCCCGTGTTCACCGGCAAGGGTGCTTTTCGCTCCCGGTACTGGGGGGTGGTTTCGATTGTCGCCAGTGTTAAGGATCTCATGGAGGCAGGGGGCATTACTTCTTCCGCGAACCTCGAGATTGGGTTGCGCCAGGGCAAATCCGCTTCCGGCGGGGGCGGGTCGCCGATCTGGGGCGATGACTCCGTTTTCAGCCGCCAGCCGGTAAGCATGACCGTCGCTATTCCCGGGGGGGCATGGCAGATTGCGGCTATTCGCAAGGGTGGTTGGCCTACGGTAACCGTTTTTGCATCCCCGCTCTTTTATGTCGGCTTGCTCAACAGCATTTTGCTGGCCGGATTTGCGTGGGTCGCCGCCTCGCGCCACCATCGCGTGCAGGGTGAAAACCGCAAGTTGCTGGAGGAGGTCGAGGAGCGGACCAGGATGGAAAAAGAACTGCGGCTTTCCCAGCAAAAATATTTGAATATCTTCAATATGATGCCGGATATGGTGGGAATCACCCGTTTGGCGGACGGCACGTTGATGGAGGTCAACAACGGTTTCGAGGTCTGGACCGGCTGGCAGGCCTGCGAAGCCATCGGCCGCACCTCCCTTGAGCTTGGCTTGTGGGACGAGGAAACACGCTCCCGGGCCATAAGTATTGTCAAGGAGACCGGACGGCTTGAGAACTATGAGTTTCTGTTAGGCACCAAATCGGGCGAGAAGCGTAACGCCCTGATGTATCTGACCACCATAAAGGCCGGGGGGGAAGATTGCCTCTATTTCATGGCCCATGACATCACCGCGCTGAAACAGGCGCAAACCATCCTGGAAAATGAGCGCAGCAGGCTGCGCATCCTGATCCAGACCATACCGGCCCTGGTCTGGATGAAGGATGCCGATGGCATCTACCTTATCTGCAATTCCCGATTTGAACGTTTCTTCGGCGCCTGCGAGCCTGATATCATCGGCAAGACGGATTATGATTTCGTCAACACGAAACAGGCCGACATTTTTCGCGAAAATGACCGCAAGGCCATTGCCGCCGGGAAACCGACCATAAATGAAGAATGGATCACCTTTGCCGATGACGGCCATCGTGAGTTGCTGGAAACCACCAAAACCCCGGTGCGGGATGCCGAAGGAAACCTGATCGGCGTGTTGGGGATCGCCCGCGACATCACCGAGTACCGAAGAACCGAGGAGGAGCTCAAAACCGAACGGCTGCGTTTCAGGAACCTGGTCGATTCGGTCGACAGCATTGTCTGGGAGGCGGATGCCGAGACCCTCTCGTTCGTCTACGTGAGCCAGCAGGCGGTGCGGCTCCTGGGCTACCCCGTGGAGGAGTGGTATCGGCAGGGGTTCTGGGTTGATCACCTGCACCCGGAAGACAGGGAGTGGGCTCCGGCATTTTGCATGAAAAAAATCGCGCAGGGCCAGGACCATGATTTCGAATTCCGCTTCATCGCCTGCGACGGGCGGGTCATCTGGCTGCACGACATCGTGACGGTTGTTACGGAGGCTGGCCGACCACGCTGGCTGCGCGGCATCATGGTCGACACCACGGAAGCCAAACGGGAAGAGGCGGCGAAGCTCAAGTTGGAGGCCCAACTGCGCCAGGCGCAGAAGATGGAGGCCATCGGCCGGCTGGCCGGAGGGGTCGCCCATGACTTCAATAACAAGCTGGCGGTCATCTTGGGCTATGCCGAGATGGCCAACAGGGCGGGGAGCGGAGCGGAGCGCTATCGTGACTACCTTGGCCGGATCATCAAGGCCGCCGGCCAGTCGCGGGAGATCACGCGCCAGTTGCTGGCGTTCTCGCGACAAGAGGTGGTCTCGCCCCGGGTCATTGACCTCAACGACGTGGTTGCGGATTCCCAGAAAGGGTTGTGCCGCTTTATCGGCGAAGACATCCGTCTCGAGGCTCGTTTGGCTGAAAGGCTGTGGCCGGTCAACATCGATCCGACACAGTTCGACCAGATCATCATGAATCTGGTGGTCAATGCCCGCGATGCCATGGCGGACGGCGGCAGCCTGACCATTGAAACGCGCAATGTCAGCATCGGCATGGCCTCTGCTGCCGAGCATCCCGACGTGCCGCCCGGCGACTATGTGCAGATGACCGTCAGCGACACGGGCTGCGGCATGGATCAAGAGACCCTGCAGCATATCTTCGAGCCCTTCTTCACCACCAAGGAAGCGGCCAAGGGGACCGGGCTCGGCCTTGCCACCGTCTACGGCATCGTCAGCCAGAACCAAGGGGTCGTCAATGTTTGCAGCGAGCCGGGAACGGGTACAACGTTTGTCATCTATTTCCCGCGGTGCGATGATCTGGCGTCCGCTCCGGAACCGGCCGAACCGGCGCTGCAGCTTGACCACCCGGCCACGATTCTGCTGGTGGAAGACGATGACTCGGTGCGGGAAATAGCTGCCGAGATAT is a window of Geobacter sp. FeAm09 DNA encoding:
- the hcp gene encoding hydroxylamine reductase, yielding MFCNQCEQAANGVGCNISGVCGKKPEVATLQDHLLYGLKSLALYADKLGRDPEIDRFTIEGLFTTVTNVDFDAPRIGGIIKHCFELKEKARAALAARGTTLSGPVAEWKPAEDLNGMIAQGEAYGINAQHVNEDIRSVIEILMYGLKGMAAYLDHAMILGRSDDEVLAFVQRALAATTDPNLGLMDFVGLSMECGKHNLTVMGLLNNAHTDAYGHPVPTPVQLGTKAGKAILVSGHDLKMLEELLKQTEGTGINIYTHGEMLPAHGYPGLKKYGHLAGNFGGAWQDQAKEFVNFPGAIIFNTNCIQRPSDTYKDRLFTWGLVAWPDVKHVSGWDFSEVIAKAQELPGFPDNPGQEILTGFGHNAVLGVADKVVAAVKSGAIKHFFLIGGCDGAKSGRNYYTEFAEKLPQDTVILTLACGKFRFNKLEFGDIGGIPRLLDVGQCNDAYSAIQIAVALAGAFNCGVNDLPLSMILSWYEQKAVVILLTLLHLGIKNIKIGPSLPAFISPNVLNFLVENFNIGPITTVEADMKAILG
- the dtd gene encoding D-aminoacyl-tRNA deacylase — translated: MKAVVQRVSFASVTVDERLVGRIGKGVLVLLGVEKGDDESRADWLAEKIAGLRIFADEEGKMNLALADVEGAVLVVSQFTLAGNCDKGRRPSFDTAAAPEEGKRLYDHFTAAVERLGLPVQTGIFQADMKVHLVNDGPVTFILER
- a CDS encoding arylamine N-acetyltransferase; amino-acid sequence: MAFDRFLQRIGLTSLPAAPLERLRELHRAMVLRVPFENLAILEGCAISLEPADILAKVVERGRGGYCFELNSLFAWALETLGYSVERLLGRVWVNGAPAPLPTHMAIRVTVAGTTYLCDAGFGGGTLREPLPWRLEQPFAQGSDTFRLTAAANGETMLARLSDNGWRDLYSLLPCTVRSQDYIPANHYTSTHPDSIFTQLPMAALNREDGRVTLRGRTLRIVEGTGEREVPLQTITGLVQALEDYFGLAGLDVAALEARLQGVFAE
- the nadA gene encoding quinolinate synthase NadA, whose translation is MNDSIGQEIRDLLKAHNAVLLAHNYMRDEVQEVADITGDSLALSMEAARTGADVIVFCGVHFMAESAAILSPDKKVLLPRPDAGCPMADMVTVAELEALKAKHPGVPVVTYVNSSAEIKAHSDICCTSANAIRVVRSLAEDELIFVPDRNLGRWVARFVPEKRFVFWEGFCPTHERMTVAAVEQQKSEHPDALFICHPESAPEVSALADHVCSTSGMYDYCRTSPAKKFIVGTEAGILYKLRLENPGKEFILASPALICPNMKLTSLEDVLYSLQTMSPVVTVTEAVRAKARQALDRMLAVPRD
- a CDS encoding PAS domain S-box protein; the encoded protein is MLGALLSFKVAKISAENRLSDAKSQAISDLATVRARLEAVANSVFSATSGLVNVVGYQGNISPELFTALASQAIKSHPHIRTIALAPDNRVAMIYPVTGNERMLGLHYSTIAEQYGAVEEAMQTRVPILSGPHKLIQGGEGFILRSPVFTGKGAFRSRYWGVVSIVASVKDLMEAGGITSSANLEIGLRQGKSASGGGGSPIWGDDSVFSRQPVSMTVAIPGGAWQIAAIRKGGWPTVTVFASPLFYVGLLNSILLAGFAWVAASRHHRVQGENRKLLEEVEERTRMEKELRLSQQKYLNIFNMMPDMVGITRLADGTLMEVNNGFEVWTGWQACEAIGRTSLELGLWDEETRSRAISIVKETGRLENYEFLLGTKSGEKRNALMYLTTIKAGGEDCLYFMAHDITALKQAQTILENERSRLRILIQTIPALVWMKDADGIYLICNSRFERFFGACEPDIIGKTDYDFVNTKQADIFRENDRKAIAAGKPTINEEWITFADDGHRELLETTKTPVRDAEGNLIGVLGIARDITEYRRTEEELKTERLRFRNLVDSVDSIVWEADAETLSFVYVSQQAVRLLGYPVEEWYRQGFWVDHLHPEDREWAPAFCMKKIAQGQDHDFEFRFIACDGRVIWLHDIVTVVTEAGRPRWLRGIMVDTTEAKREEAAKLKLEAQLRQAQKMEAIGRLAGGVAHDFNNKLAVILGYAEMANRAGSGAERYRDYLGRIIKAAGQSREITRQLLAFSRQEVVSPRVIDLNDVVADSQKGLCRFIGEDIRLEARLAERLWPVNIDPTQFDQIIMNLVVNARDAMADGGSLTIETRNVSIGMASAAEHPDVPPGDYVQMTVSDTGCGMDQETLQHIFEPFFTTKEAAKGTGLGLATVYGIVSQNQGVVNVCSEPGTGTTFVIYFPRCDDLASAPEPAEPALQLDHPATILLVEDDDSVREIAAEILQEIGYTILIAATARDAVEICTDSRRRIDLLLTDVIMPEMNGRELSHRIAALKPDIRVLFMSGYTAEVIDQKGILAEGLQFVQKPFDRAVLHRKIQSILHDSATSG